A region from the Aquimarina sp. ERC-38 genome encodes:
- a CDS encoding LysE family translocator, with translation MVSLSHGKRQGIATILGLMSGCVVHTLLIAFGVSILIKQNNLLFQILKIAGAIYLFYLAFQVFRSDSNITFQTPDNKKSILEYYKKGVWMNLLNPKVSLFFLAFFPGFLFSKQLSETFQFLILGGVFIIVSFIVFLSIAFMANYISSKLRQSQKIVMFFKWLQILVFTGIGIFILFSKK, from the coding sequence GTGGTAAGCCTATCACACGGCAAACGACAAGGAATCGCAACCATCTTAGGGTTAATGTCCGGTTGTGTGGTGCACACATTGCTGATAGCTTTTGGAGTTTCTATATTGATTAAACAAAATAATTTACTATTTCAGATTCTAAAGATAGCTGGTGCAATTTACTTGTTTTACCTGGCTTTTCAGGTGTTTAGAAGTGATTCAAATATTACTTTTCAAACTCCGGATAATAAGAAGAGCATATTGGAATATTATAAGAAAGGCGTATGGATGAATTTATTGAACCCTAAAGTTTCTTTATTCTTCCTCGCTTTTTTTCCGGGGTTTTTATTTAGCAAACAGCTTTCGGAGACCTTTCAGTTTTTAATTTTAGGCGGTGTTTTTATTATTGTTTCTTTTATTGTATTTCTAAGCATTGCCTTCATGGCCAACTACATCTCGTCAAAATTACGTCAATCCCAAAAGATTGTTATGTTCTTTAAATGGTTACAGATTCTTGTTTTTACCGGGATTGGTATTTTTATATTATTTTCAAAAAAATAG